Proteins found in one Cheilinus undulatus linkage group 9, ASM1832078v1, whole genome shotgun sequence genomic segment:
- the sephs1 gene encoding selenide, water dikinase 1 codes for MSVRESFNPESYELDKNFRLTRFAELKGTGCKVPQEVLQKLLENLQENHYQEDEQFLGAVMPRLGIGMDTCVIPLRHGGLSLVQTTDYIYPIVDDPYMMGRIACANVLSDLYAMGVTECDNMLMLLGVSNKMSEKERDKVMPLIIQGFKDASEEAGTSVTGGQTVLNPWVVMGGVATTVCQPNEFIMPDNAVPGDVLVLTKPLGTQVAVAVHQWLDIPEKWNKIKLVVTQEDVELAYHEAMMNMARLNRTAAGLMHTFNAHAATDITGFGILGHAQTLARQQRSEVSFVIHNLPVLAKMAAVSKACGNMFGLMHGTCPETSGGLLICLPREQAARFCAEIKSPKYGEGHQAWIIGIVEKGNRTARIIDKPRIIEVAPQAATQNVNPTPGATS; via the exons ATGTCGGTGAGAGAGTCCTTTAACCCTGAAAGCTATGAGCTGGACAAGAACTTCAGGCTCACACGCTTTGCTGAGCTCAAAGGCACAGGCTGCAAG GTGCCCCAAGAAGTGTTACAGAAGCTGCTAGAAAACCTACAGGAGAACCACTATCAGGAGGATGAACAGTTTTTGGGGGCTGTTATGCCTCGATTAG gCATAGGCATGGACACATGTGTGATCCCCCTCAGACATGGAGGCCTTTCTCTGGTCCAGACGACAGACTACATCTACCCTATTGTAGACGACCCCTACATGATG GGAAGAATTGCTTGTGCCAATGTTCTAAGTGACCTATACGCGATGGGAGTGACAGAGTGTGACAACATGTTGATGCTTCTGGGAGTCAGCAACAAAATGTCAGAGAAG GAGAGGGATAAAGTCATGCCATTGATCATTCAGGGGTTCAAGGATGCATCAGAGGAGGCAGGCACGTCTGTTACAGGAGGACAAACAGTGCTCAACCCCTGGGTGGTGATGGGAGGTGTTGCAACAACAGTTTGCCAACCCAACGAATTTATCAT GCCAGACAACGCAGTACCAGGAGACGTGTTGGTGTTGACTAAACCTCTTGGAACACAAGTTGCTGTTGCAGTACACCAGTGGCTAGATATT CCTGAGAAGTGGAATAAGATCAAACTGGTGGTGACCCAGGAAGACGTGGAGCTAGCTTACCATGAGGCCATGATGAACATGGCTCGGCTTAACAGGACAG CGGCTGGTCTCATGCACACTTTCAACGCTCACGCTGCCACAGACATCACAGGGTTCGGCATCCTTGGCCACGCACAGACACTGGCAAGGCAACAACGAAGTGAAGTGTCATTCGTAATCCACAACCTCCCCGTGCTTGCCAAGATGGCCGCTGTGTCTAAGGCCTGTGGTAACATGTTTGGACTCATGCATGGCACTTGCCCTGAAACATCag GAGGCCTGCTTATCTGTCTGCCTCGGGAGCAAGCAGCCCGCTTCTGTGCTGAGATCAAATCCCCGAAATACGGAGAGGGCCACCAAGCGTGGATCATTGGTATTGTAGAGAAAGGAAACCGCACTGCTCGCATCATCGACAAACCGCGGATCATAGAGGTGGCACCACAAGCAGCCACACAGAATGTCAACCCAACTCCTGGTGCAACCTCTTAA
- the bend7 gene encoding BEN domain-containing protein 7: MEFGERKRRRKSQSFKLVTDEDSSFTMNLSRKDANREPMDAAAPEVWVGDEGMEIKKQITGMMRLLSDKTSRFYQRVGAEQDSFTKETQDGHLSWVQQSAALSEERHSNSWSSTEEPGPSLSSIPTSSHNGSSCVYSTRSKATRNLHNSTKDPVKEHEYNDFPADVAPPAEPETPCCMCNCKGTLQAILQELRSMRKLMQTQRVYERQEQAAPPCLPRLGQGPAPRCRPRKRRPIYKVAPLTVSNSRKAAPAPPEASVYVAVPAEADYREGCEKEQKSSPPNSHPVCSEVSVLPSHNDPVTPNKTHNALLNPAKEPQLLESEVRLAEDYDVYISKAQLDSILVNYTRSGSLLFRKLVCAFFDDATLANSLPNGKRKRGLNDNRKGLDQNIVGAIKVFTEKYCTEHRIEKLPGPRDWVQILQDQIKLARRRLKRDGVEAEEVINGPSTTCNFSRPAGVEVTVNMTG; this comes from the exons GAGTtcggggagagaaagaggagaaggaagTCACAGAGCTTTAAACTGGTCACGGATGAAG ATTCTTCATTTACGATGAATTTAAGCAGAAAAGATGCCAACAGAGAGCCCATGGATGCTGCTGCACCTGAAG TTTGGGTTGGAGATGAAGGTATGGAGATCAAGAAGCAAATCACAGGAATGATGAGGCTTCTGAGTGATAAAACCAGCAGGTTTTATCAGCGTGTGGGAGCAGAGCAGGACAGCTTCACAAAGGAGACCCAGGACGGGCATCTGAGCTGGGTACAGCAATCTGCAGCTTTATCAGAGGAGCGGCACAGTAACAGCTGGAGCTCTACAGAGGAGCCAGGGCCTTCACTTTCATCCATACCCACCTCTAGTCACAATGGGTCAAGCTGTGTGTATAGCACCCGCTCCAAAGCCACAAGAAACCTCCACAACAGCACCAAAGATCCAGTTAAAGAGCATGAA TACAATGACTTTCCGGCAGATGTAGCCCCTCCTGCAGAGCCAGAAACCCCCTGCTGTATGTGTAACTGCAAGGGCACCTTGCAAGCTATTCTACAGGAACTGCGTTCCATGAGGAAGCTGATGCAGACTCAGAGAG TGTATGAAAGACAGGAACAAGCAGCGCCACCGTGCCTACCTCGTCTTGGTCAGGGCCCCGCTCCTCGCTGTCGGCCCCGCAAGAGGAGGCCGATCTATAAAGTGGCACCGCTCACTGTGTCTAATTCTAGAAAAGCTGCCCCTGCCCCTCCGGAGGCCTCAGTGTATGTAGCTGTACCTGCAGAAGCTGACTACAGGGAGGGATGTGAGAAAGAGCAAAAATCATCTCCACCAAACAGTCACCCTGTTTGCTCTGAGGTATCTGTGCTGCCATCTCATAATGATCCAGTAACtccaaacaaaacacacaatgcTCTACTGAACCCAGCGAAGGAGCCTCAGCTGTTAGAG TCTGAAGTACGTCTGGCTGAAGATTATGACGTGTATATATCAAAGGCTCAGCTGGACTCCATCCTTGTGAACTACACACGCTCTGGCAGCCTGCTATTCCGGAAACTG GTGTGTGCCTTCTTTGATGATGCTACTCTAGCTAATTCTTTGccaaatggaaaaagaaagagaggccTTAATGATAACCGGAAGGGCTTGGACCAGAATATTGTGGGTGCTATTAAAG TGTTTACAGAGAAATACTGCACTGAACACAGAATAGAGAAGTTGCCTGGGCCTCGGGACTGGGTTCAGATCCTTCAAGACCAGATTAAACTTGCCAGGAGGAGGCTGAAAAGAG ATGGTGTAGAAGCAGAGGAAGTCATAAATGGACCTTCAACAA CATGCAACTTCAGCAGGCCTGCAGGTGTGGAAGTGACCGTAAACATGACTGGTTAA